Genomic DNA from Thiohalobacter sp.:
GCCGCCAGCCGCCAACATGAAGAAGAACAGGCTGGCAAAGGTAGGGGAATGCCGACCACCGACCCGGAGCATCTGGCCGCACTCGAGCGTGCCCTCGCGGAGCGCGAGCGCGAGATCGAGCTGCTCAAGGAAACGGCCTTCGCCGTGGGCAGCGAGCTGCACCTGCAGCCTGTGCTCGATCTGATCGCCCAGCGTGCCCGCCAGCTCATCAACGCCGAAACCGTGCTCATCCCCATTCTGGACCGTGCCTGCCAGCAGTACACCTACCGCGCAGGTGCCGGCGCCAATGTGGCAGAGATCGTCGGTGAATCCTTGCCACTGGATTTCGGCGTTTGTGGCTGGGTATGGCGTCATCAGAAGCCCTGGTGGCGCGGTACGCTTGCGTCCCTGTCGCCCGAGGAGCGCAATCGCTGGGAAAAGGAAGCGGGGACCCTGATCATGGTGCCGCTGGTGGGGCGCCATCACTTCCTGGGGGGACTCGCCGGCATGAACAAACAGGGCGGGGGCGACTTCTCCCGGCGTGACCTGGACCTGCTGACACTGTTCGCCAGCCAGGCTGCCATCGCCATCGAGAATGCCATGGCCTACCAGGACCTGGAAGAGGCGCGCAAGGCCGCCGAGGACTTCCAGGAGGAACTCTTCCAGACCAACAAGCGCCTGGTGGCGGTGAACCAGGAACTCGAATATCTCTCCCTGTATGACACCCTCACCGGGCTGCCCAACCGATCCCTGTTTCGCGACCGTGTCCGTCAGCAACTGCTCAACACGCAGCGTGATACCGGTCATTTTGCGGTCGTTCTGCTGGACCTCGACCGCTTCAAGGCCATCAACGAGACCCTGGGACACGAGGTCGGCGACCAGTTGCTCAAGCAGGTCAGCACCCGCCTGGCCGGCGAGCTGCGCACCACCGATACCGTCGCCCGGCTGGGCGGCGACGAGTTCGCGGTGCTGTTGCCGCAGGCGGACGAGGCGGCGGCGCGCGTCGTTGCCGAGCAATTGCTGCGGGCGCTGGATCCGCCCTTCACGGTCGATCACCAGCAGCTCGCCGTGGGCGCCAGCGCAGGCATCGCCATCTACCCCCAACATGGCGACGACCTCTCCCAG
This window encodes:
- a CDS encoding putative bifunctional diguanylate cyclase/phosphodiesterase, translating into MPTTDPEHLAALERALAEREREIELLKETAFAVGSELHLQPVLDLIAQRARQLINAETVLIPILDRACQQYTYRAGAGANVAEIVGESLPLDFGVCGWVWRHQKPWWRGTLASLSPEERNRWEKEAGTLIMVPLVGRHHFLGGLAGMNKQGGGDFSRRDLDLLTLFASQAAIAIENAMAYQDLEEARKAAEDFQEELFQTNKRLVAVNQELEYLSLYDTLTGLPNRSLFRDRVRQQLLNTQRDTGHFAVVLLDLDRFKAINETLGHEVGDQLLKQVSTRLAGELRTTDTVARLGGDEFAVLLPQADEAAARVVAEQLLRALDPPFTVDHQQLAVGASAGIAIYPQHGDDLSQLLRHADTAMYMAKQEHAGVAVYDPSQDDLSVRQLSLMADLKSALAGNQFQLHFQPKVDLCRERVVGVEALARWQHPEQGMVPPDRFIGALEETGLMHAFSHWALDTALAQLASWRDRGWELSMAVNLSVKNLLEADFAQRLEMLLEKWQIRGGLVLEITEDLFLSDYDHLNSVLTRICDLGVTLSIDDFGTGHSSLSRLKKLPVGELKIDRSFVMDMVNDSDDATIVRSTVELAHNLGLVVVAEGVEDEEALSRLRTLGCDMAQGYHISRPLSAGDLDQFLAESPWPVVGLTRAFA